The Thermomicrobiales bacterium genome includes a region encoding these proteins:
- a CDS encoding MarR family transcriptional regulator: MSEWLFLTNHARVLMYISQYPTSTARRIAEAVGITERATQRLIRDLDEAGYISRRRVGRNNQYVVHSDREISGSVLGSIQLSDLLACCAPAAPMRLRTISSAK, from the coding sequence ATGAGCGAATGGTTGTTCCTGACGAACCATGCGCGCGTGTTGATGTATATCTCGCAGTACCCAACGAGCACCGCTCGACGTATCGCTGAGGCGGTCGGAATTACCGAGCGTGCAACACAGCGCCTGATCCGTGATCTCGATGAGGCCGGCTACATCAGCCGTCGCCGCGTTGGGCGTAACAACCAGTATGTCGTCCATTCAGATCGTGAGATCTCGGGCAGCGTCCTGGGCTCGATCCAGCTATCGGATCTTCTGGCGTGCTGTGCTCCGGCAGCACCGATGCGCCTGCGCACTATCAGTTCCGCCAAATAA
- a CDS encoding flippase-like domain-containing protein — protein sequence MRRLILIIIVIAAVIALSRLVDFSTFWSAIRGVPTGTLVAVIALMTVSAIVKAIRWAYYLRAAKLNISWKDGMTSYLAGMSAGALPGGSWLPARLAQEHGNIYMREAASGLFVGFVADTLGISLVAYSAMLLVHQPGERFILPISGLVIATTLITMGRSQRVWAAIAKLLGRTRLTRRWVPKEADIQHRVSALMRAPVISRGVAFSVTTTTLAAAMFFALANALTFSGVTPREALFVHSVSESAALVLPIPGGYGVSDSSMAGLMGSLGIGWVRATFVILAIRSFDLLFKSIVGFIMLLLFYHRMLARILRVRERASVAWSFGMRVTWQGLRVTGIAAMLRITDRERALSHPAPEASKIHLPPRHIPPASIDVMNDVSAHHDD from the coding sequence ATGAGACGCCTCATACTGATCATCATCGTTATCGCAGCAGTGATTGCGCTGTCCAGACTCGTTGACTTTTCGACGTTCTGGTCGGCGATTCGAGGCGTGCCGACAGGGACGCTCGTTGCAGTGATCGCGCTGATGACGGTATCGGCGATCGTCAAGGCCATTCGCTGGGCGTACTACCTGCGGGCGGCGAAGCTCAACATTTCGTGGAAAGACGGCATGACGAGCTATCTGGCCGGCATGTCGGCCGGCGCACTCCCCGGAGGCTCGTGGCTACCTGCCCGGCTCGCGCAGGAGCACGGCAACATATACATGCGTGAGGCGGCGTCGGGCCTGTTCGTCGGCTTCGTCGCCGATACGCTCGGCATTTCGCTGGTTGCCTACTCAGCGATGCTGTTGGTGCATCAGCCAGGCGAGCGGTTCATTCTCCCGATCTCCGGTCTGGTGATTGCCACGACGCTGATTACGATGGGGCGCTCTCAACGTGTCTGGGCGGCGATCGCCAAACTGCTCGGGCGCACGCGGCTGACTCGCAGATGGGTGCCGAAAGAGGCCGATATCCAGCATCGCGTTTCGGCACTCATGCGCGCGCCAGTCATTTCACGCGGTGTCGCGTTCAGCGTGACGACGACAACGCTCGCCGCGGCGATGTTCTTCGCGCTGGCGAATGCGCTGACCTTCTCCGGCGTAACACCGCGAGAAGCGCTGTTCGTGCATTCGGTGTCGGAATCTGCCGCGCTGGTGTTGCCGATCCCCGGCGGCTACGGTGTCAGCGATTCGTCGATGGCCGGACTGATGGGATCGCTCGGCATCGGCTGGGTGCGGGCGACGTTCGTAATTCTGGCCATCCGCTCGTTCGACCTGCTGTTCAAGTCCATCGTTGGTTTCATCATGCTTCTGCTGTTCTACCACCGGATGCTGGCGCGCATTCTGAGAGTGCGAGAGCGAGCGAGTGTCGCCTGGAGCTTCGGCATGCGGGTGACGTGGCAGGGGCTACGGGTGACCGGCATCGCCGCGATGCTGCGGATCACTGATCGGGAGCGTGCGCTCTCGCATCCCGCACCGGAAGCATCGAAAATACATCTGCCGCCCCGACACATACCGCCGGCCTCAATCGACGTCATGAACGACGTTTCCGCCCATCACGACGATTGA